One region of Streptomyces capillispiralis genomic DNA includes:
- a CDS encoding IclR family transcriptional regulator — protein sequence MAPVPDGPRTLTAAGPATATAPREWISGIGVLDKASVLLEIVEQAPAPLSELVARSGLSRPTVHRIAVALERLGLLTRDFHGRFVLGPRLGSMSVEARYDRLAQASVPVLDDLHTRTGLDARVLRRRGRTQTCVATCTQGTVGPDGSERVPVGMSRPSTAGPVALVLLAWQEPEEIHEGLRGARFTAAHLAQVRRRGWARGSDVMVPGDIVFAVPVRAGGDRVVAALSVSGPPGRMDAIPGRWLGATVFDSAAALTDALRRSHATPSRGRAVRGGAAADADAG from the coding sequence ATGGCACCAGTTCCCGACGGCCCGCGGACCCTCACGGCGGCCGGCCCGGCGACGGCGACCGCTCCCCGGGAGTGGATCAGCGGCATCGGCGTGCTCGACAAGGCGTCCGTCCTGCTGGAGATCGTCGAGCAGGCGCCGGCGCCGCTGAGCGAACTGGTCGCGCGCAGCGGGCTGTCCCGGCCGACCGTGCACCGGATCGCGGTGGCGCTGGAACGGCTCGGGCTGCTGACCCGGGACTTCCACGGGCGGTTCGTGCTCGGTCCGCGGCTCGGCAGCATGTCGGTCGAGGCGCGCTACGACCGGCTGGCGCAGGCGTCGGTGCCGGTGCTGGACGACCTGCACACCCGCACGGGGCTGGACGCCCGGGTGCTGCGGCGCCGCGGCCGGACGCAGACCTGCGTGGCGACCTGCACACAGGGCACCGTCGGGCCCGACGGTTCGGAGCGGGTGCCGGTCGGCATGTCCCGGCCCTCGACCGCCGGGCCGGTCGCGCTGGTGCTGCTGGCCTGGCAGGAGCCGGAGGAGATCCACGAGGGGCTGCGCGGCGCGCGGTTCACCGCGGCCCACCTCGCCCAGGTGCGCCGCCGCGGCTGGGCCCGCGGGTCGGACGTCATGGTGCCCGGCGACATCGTGTTCGCGGTGCCGGTGCGGGCCGGGGGCGACCGGGTGGTCGCCGCGTTGTCGGTGTCGGGGCCGCCGGGCCGGATGGACGCGATCCCGGGGCGGTGGCTGGGCGCGACCGTGTTCGACTCGGCCGCCGCGCTGACCGACGCGCTGCGCCGCTCCCACGCGACACCGTCCCGCGGGCGGGCCGTGCGGGGAGGGGCGGCGGCGGACGCGGACGCCGGCTGA
- a CDS encoding ACP S-malonyltransferase, with product MGGRPIGLVFPGQGTQRQAMGAPWRDTPSWEPVTSEISEATGEDIADLLLHATTEQLRRTDLAQVSVFSVAMTAHAEAVRRGAFDGPVVACAGHSLGEYAALTAAGAYTLSAAAALVAARGRAMREASGAREGTMGVLVAAPLESVEHLVDGVRQEGADVWVANVNAPGQTVVSGSPEGVGRVADGASSIGAKFIRLQVGGAFHSPYMAPAAEALAAALKDTAAAPRHLPVVANVDARPYDGAVGWTELGTRQLTSPVLWEESVRTLTGALGCGRLVEIGPGRTLAGLIRRIDPGVEVVSVDGPAALD from the coding sequence ATGGGTGGGCGGCCGATCGGTCTGGTGTTTCCCGGTCAGGGGACGCAGCGTCAGGCAATGGGCGCGCCGTGGCGGGACACGCCGTCGTGGGAGCCGGTCACCTCGGAGATCTCCGAGGCCACCGGGGAGGACATCGCCGACCTGCTGCTGCACGCGACGACGGAGCAGTTGCGGCGCACCGATCTGGCGCAGGTGTCGGTGTTCTCGGTCGCGATGACCGCCCATGCCGAGGCGGTGCGCCGGGGGGCGTTCGACGGGCCCGTGGTCGCCTGCGCGGGACACAGCCTGGGTGAGTACGCCGCCCTCACCGCGGCCGGGGCGTACACCCTCTCCGCGGCGGCGGCCCTGGTCGCCGCGCGCGGCCGGGCCATGCGGGAGGCCTCCGGTGCCCGCGAGGGCACCATGGGGGTGCTGGTCGCGGCCCCGCTGGAGAGCGTGGAGCACCTGGTGGACGGCGTCCGGCAGGAGGGCGCGGACGTGTGGGTCGCCAACGTCAACGCCCCCGGTCAGACCGTGGTCTCGGGGTCCCCCGAGGGGGTCGGGCGGGTCGCGGACGGGGCGTCCTCGATCGGCGCCAAGTTCATCCGGTTGCAGGTCGGCGGCGCCTTCCACAGCCCGTACATGGCTCCGGCCGCCGAGGCCCTCGCCGCCGCGCTGAAGGACACGGCGGCGGCACCCCGGCACCTGCCGGTGGTGGCCAACGTGGACGCCAGGCCGTACGACGGTGCCGTCGGCTGGACGGAGCTCGGCACCCGCCAGCTCACCTCGCCGGTGCTGTGGGAGGAGAGCGTACGGACGCTCACCGGCGCCCTCGGCTGCGGCCGGCTGGTCGAAATCGGGCCCGGACGCACGCTGGCGGGGCTGATCCGCCGTATCGACCCGGGGGTCGAGGTGGTGTCCGTGGACGGCCCGGCCGCCCTGGACTGA
- a CDS encoding LuxR family transcriptional regulator has protein sequence MIIHRDRSRREQLITALPGGYGQLIGVTRELMGQATATIDILRSRVPGTGSQLEEIGRLEADLVHFARERVSARLLAGPDLVGDSLSGWLPNPPRQLTIRVARLPPLQVLIADRATALVVVGSPAERRASLIKAPEVLQALCTLFESIWRSSAPPDEHLAFGDRDRALLVRQILGAMRAGVTDEVAARELTVSVRTYRRYVAEIMALLGATSRFQAGVRAAELGLLPPAQGGAYRP, from the coding sequence ATGATCATCCATCGGGACCGCAGCCGGCGGGAGCAGCTCATCACGGCGCTCCCCGGCGGCTACGGACAGCTCATCGGCGTCACCCGGGAGCTGATGGGGCAGGCCACCGCCACCATCGACATCCTGCGCTCCCGGGTCCCGGGCACCGGCAGCCAGCTGGAGGAGATCGGGCGGCTCGAGGCCGACCTGGTGCACTTCGCGCGGGAGCGGGTCTCCGCCCGGTTACTGGCCGGCCCGGACCTGGTCGGGGACTCCCTGAGCGGCTGGCTGCCCAACCCGCCCCGGCAGCTGACGATCCGGGTGGCCCGGCTGCCGCCGCTGCAGGTGCTGATAGCCGACCGCGCCACCGCCCTGGTGGTGGTGGGTTCCCCCGCCGAGCGCCGGGCGTCCCTCATCAAGGCGCCCGAGGTGTTGCAGGCCCTGTGCACGCTCTTCGAGAGCATCTGGCGCAGTTCCGCTCCCCCGGACGAGCACCTCGCGTTCGGCGACCGTGACCGGGCGCTCCTGGTCCGGCAGATCCTCGGCGCCATGCGGGCCGGCGTCACCGACGAGGTGGCCGCCCGCGAACTGACCGTCTCCGTGCGGACGTACCGCCGCTACGTCGCGGAGATCATGGCGCTGCTCGGCGCCACGTCCCGTTTCCAGGCGGGGGTCAGGGCCGCCGAGCTGGGGCTGCTGCCGCCCGCGCAGGGCGGCGCGTACCGCCCTTGA
- a CDS encoding helix-turn-helix transcriptional regulator, whose product MAGTLFDLQTVGELEESLPPGQGHAARLEQTLLQARALIESTVSLHRRRPATVSGVTHTDAEVTTETLERLVLRARRSVNVALTESVTFVEAVLRCLAGVPSGVTVRVLCSPAALEVAPTRLRALPAVRTFPHDLCGMVVVDGTSAFLRLGTQAAADGRAAVVTDRAAVSTLQLLYAGVWSRGRRMVDHPELSPRLRTELTRRILEQLRSGRTDAAAASQLQVSLRTYRRHVAEIMRELNASSRFQAGVRAVELGLLSRAG is encoded by the coding sequence GTGGCTGGCACTTTGTTCGATCTTCAGACTGTCGGCGAGCTCGAGGAAAGCCTCCCCCCGGGCCAGGGCCATGCCGCCCGCCTGGAACAGACCCTGCTGCAGGCCCGCGCACTGATCGAGTCCACGGTCTCCCTGCACCGCAGGCGTCCGGCAACGGTGTCAGGCGTGACGCACACGGACGCCGAGGTCACCACCGAGACGCTCGAACGGCTCGTGCTGAGAGCCAGACGCTCGGTGAACGTGGCGCTCACCGAGTCGGTCACCTTCGTGGAGGCCGTCCTGCGCTGCCTGGCCGGGGTGCCGAGCGGGGTGACCGTACGGGTGCTGTGCAGTCCCGCCGCTCTCGAGGTCGCGCCCACGCGGCTGCGCGCGCTGCCCGCCGTGCGGACGTTCCCGCACGACCTGTGCGGGATGGTCGTGGTCGACGGGACCTCCGCGTTCCTGCGGCTGGGCACCCAGGCCGCGGCGGACGGCCGGGCCGCGGTCGTCACCGACCGCGCCGCCGTCAGCACCCTGCAACTGCTCTACGCCGGGGTGTGGTCACGCGGCCGCCGCATGGTCGACCACCCCGAGCTGAGCCCCCGGCTGCGCACCGAACTCACCCGCCGCATCCTGGAGCAGCTGCGGTCCGGGCGCACCGACGCCGCCGCCGCGAGCCAGCTGCAGGTCTCCCTGCGCACCTACCGGCGCCATGTCGCCGAGATCATGCGGGAGCTCAACGCGTCGTCCCGTTTCCAGGCCGGCGTGCGCGCCGTCGAACTCGGGCTGCTGTCCAGGGCCGGGTGA
- a CDS encoding alkaline phosphatase D family protein yields MTPEARPSQHAPELRAAARHIGRRRFLTATGAAAALAFAVGVPAAGTAAAAELDAARITDDPFTLGVASGDPLPGSVLLWTRLAPAPFQPDGGLPAERVTVHWEVAYDEGFRRIARRGTATAHPEYHHTVHAEVAHLAPDRVLYYRFRAGRWISPTGRTRTAPAPDGRPASLTLAAVSCQAYHDGYFTPYAHLAAEDVDVVLHLGDYLYEYAVNSAGGARAYTDRTLPALFNRETVTLEDYRLRYALYRSDPDLRAAHAAHPFVVTWDDHETENNYADGTPENSVPPEEFLLRRAAAYRAYWENQPLRSPQRPEGPDMRLYRRLHWGRLAQFDVLDTRQYRSDQVYGDGAQLPGPDVDDPSRTMTGESQERWLLDGWRSSRALWNVVPQQVVFSQRRFDLTTPSRLSMDAWDGYRASRRRVLDGARDAGIENLMVLTGDVHVGYAFDIKDDFDDPASRTVGTEIVATSIASGKDGSERPANWDTYMTANPHLRFYNGRRGYVTVELGQEAARADFRTVPYVTRPGAPVTTAASFVTAAGEPGLRPA; encoded by the coding sequence ATGACACCCGAGGCCCGTCCGTCACAACACGCCCCCGAACTCCGCGCCGCGGCCCGCCACATCGGCCGCCGCCGCTTCCTGACCGCGACCGGCGCCGCCGCCGCGCTCGCCTTCGCGGTCGGCGTGCCCGCCGCGGGCACCGCGGCCGCCGCCGAACTCGACGCCGCGCGCATCACCGACGACCCCTTCACCCTCGGTGTCGCCTCCGGCGACCCGCTGCCCGGCTCCGTGCTCCTGTGGACCCGGCTCGCCCCCGCCCCGTTCCAGCCCGACGGCGGCCTGCCCGCCGAACGCGTCACCGTGCACTGGGAGGTGGCGTACGACGAGGGGTTCCGCCGGATCGCCAGACGCGGCACCGCGACCGCCCACCCCGAGTACCACCACACGGTGCACGCCGAGGTCGCCCACCTCGCCCCCGACCGCGTCCTGTACTACCGCTTCCGCGCCGGCCGCTGGATCAGCCCCACCGGCCGCACCCGCACCGCCCCCGCGCCGGACGGCCGCCCCGCCTCCCTCACCCTCGCCGCCGTCTCCTGCCAGGCGTACCACGACGGCTACTTCACCCCGTACGCCCATCTCGCCGCCGAGGACGTCGACGTGGTCCTCCACCTCGGCGACTACCTCTACGAGTACGCCGTCAACTCCGCGGGCGGCGCCCGCGCCTACACCGACCGGACCCTGCCCGCCCTGTTCAACCGCGAGACCGTGACCCTGGAGGACTACCGGCTGCGCTACGCCCTCTACCGCAGCGACCCCGACCTGCGCGCCGCGCACGCCGCCCACCCCTTCGTCGTCACCTGGGACGACCACGAGACCGAGAACAACTACGCCGACGGCACCCCGGAGAACAGCGTCCCGCCGGAGGAGTTCCTGCTGCGCCGCGCCGCCGCCTACCGCGCCTACTGGGAGAACCAGCCGCTGCGCAGCCCCCAGCGCCCCGAGGGCCCCGACATGCGGCTGTACCGGCGCCTGCACTGGGGCCGCCTCGCCCAGTTCGACGTGCTCGACACCCGCCAGTACCGCTCCGACCAGGTGTACGGCGACGGCGCCCAGCTGCCCGGCCCGGACGTCGACGACCCGTCGCGCACCATGACCGGCGAGTCCCAGGAACGCTGGCTGCTGGACGGCTGGCGCTCCTCGCGGGCGCTGTGGAACGTCGTGCCGCAGCAGGTCGTCTTCTCCCAGCGCAGGTTCGACCTCACGACGCCCTCACGGCTGTCCATGGACGCCTGGGACGGCTACCGCGCCTCCCGCCGCCGCGTCCTCGACGGAGCGCGCGACGCCGGGATCGAGAACCTGATGGTGCTCACCGGCGACGTCCACGTGGGCTACGCCTTCGACATCAAGGACGACTTCGACGACCCGGCCTCCCGGACCGTCGGCACCGAGATCGTGGCCACCTCGATCGCCAGCGGCAAGGACGGCTCCGAGCGGCCCGCGAACTGGGACACCTACATGACCGCCAACCCGCACCTGCGGTTCTACAACGGGCGGCGCGGCTATGTGACCGTCGAGCTGGGGCAGGAGGCGGCACGGGCCGACTTCCGGACGGTGCCGTACGTGACCCGGCCGGGGGCACCGGTCACGACGGCGGCGTCCTTCGTCACCGCGGCGGGGGAGCCGGGCCTCAGGCCCGCCTGA
- a CDS encoding Gfo/Idh/MocA family protein produces the protein MTEQKVRWGILATGGIAATFTADLVDMPDVEVVAVASRSPEPAKAFAERFGIPRAYGDWESLAGDEEVDVVYVATPHSAHRAAAGLMLEAGRNVLCEKPFTLNAREAGELVALARDNGRFLMEAMWMYCHPMVRRLKALVDDGAIGEVRHVSADFGLAGPFPASHRLRNPALGGGALLDLGVYPVSFTQLLLGEPSDVVARATLSEERVDLQTGALLSWDDGALASVHCSIVGGTATSASITGSEGRIDIPYGFFFPDRFVLHRDGRDAEEFTADPADGPRASLKHEAAEVARALRAGETESPLVPLDGTLAVMRTLDAIRDRVGVRYPGEVR, from the coding sequence ATGACAGAGCAGAAGGTGCGCTGGGGAATCCTGGCGACGGGCGGGATCGCCGCGACGTTCACGGCGGACCTCGTGGACATGCCGGACGTGGAGGTCGTGGCGGTGGCGTCGCGGTCGCCGGAGCCGGCGAAGGCGTTCGCCGAGCGGTTCGGGATACCGCGGGCGTACGGCGACTGGGAGTCGCTGGCCGGGGACGAGGAGGTCGACGTCGTCTACGTCGCCACCCCGCACTCGGCGCACCGCGCGGCGGCCGGGCTGATGCTGGAGGCCGGGCGGAACGTGCTGTGCGAGAAGCCGTTCACGCTGAACGCCCGGGAGGCGGGCGAACTGGTCGCGCTGGCGCGGGACAACGGGCGCTTCCTGATGGAGGCCATGTGGATGTACTGCCATCCCATGGTGCGGCGGCTGAAGGCGCTGGTCGACGACGGTGCGATCGGTGAGGTGCGCCATGTGTCGGCGGACTTCGGGCTCGCCGGTCCGTTCCCGGCGTCGCACCGGCTGCGCAACCCCGCGCTGGGCGGGGGCGCGCTGCTGGACCTCGGGGTGTACCCGGTGTCGTTCACGCAGCTGCTGCTCGGGGAGCCGTCGGACGTCGTGGCGCGGGCGACGCTCTCCGAGGAGCGCGTCGACCTCCAGACGGGGGCGCTGCTGTCCTGGGACGACGGCGCTCTCGCCTCGGTCCACTGCTCCATCGTGGGCGGTACGGCGACCTCCGCGTCGATCACGGGTTCCGAGGGCCGGATCGACATCCCGTACGGCTTCTTCTTCCCGGACCGGTTCGTGCTGCACCGGGACGGCCGTGACGCCGAGGAGTTCACGGCCGACCCGGCGGACGGTCCCCGCGCCAGCCTCAAGCACGAGGCCGCCGAGGTGGCGCGGGCGCTGCGGGCGGGCGAGACCGAGTCGCCGCTCGTGCCGCTCGACGGCACCCTCGCCGTGATGCGGACGCTCGACGCGATCCGGGACCGCGTCGGCGTCCGCTACCCGGGCGAGGTGCGCTGA
- a CDS encoding multidrug effflux MFS transporter produces the protein MPEGGASISGSTAHPDTSGAPATAAAPNPATAGAALRAATVRRTSLLVTLVLGGLTATPPLAMDMYLPALPEVTEALHAPAATVQLTLTACLAGMALGQLVVGPMSDRWGRRRPLLIGLVVYVIATALCAVASTVELLVAFRLVQGLAGAAGIVIARAVARDLYDGVAMARFFSTLMLISGVAPIVAPLIGGQILRVTDWRGVFVVLVAVGALLTAVVWAKLPETLAPADRHRGGVGEALGSMRGLLTDRSFTGYMLTGGFAFASLFAYVAASPFVIQEIYGASPQTFSLLFGLNSIGLVLLGQINGKVLVGRVRLDLVLGLGLAVVVVAAVALLLMSLGTFGEVGLVPVAAALFVLMSAMGITLPNTQTLALLRTRHAAGSASALLGTTSFLIGAIASPLVGVAGEDTAVPMAVVQLASALVALACFLGMCRPWKGRTNAKGGGI, from the coding sequence ATGCCCGAGGGTGGGGCGTCCATATCCGGGTCGACAGCGCATCCGGACACGAGCGGGGCACCGGCGACGGCCGCGGCCCCGAACCCGGCGACGGCCGGCGCGGCGCTCCGCGCGGCCACCGTCCGCCGCACGAGCCTGCTGGTCACCCTCGTGCTCGGCGGTCTGACCGCCACCCCGCCCCTGGCGATGGACATGTACCTCCCCGCCCTCCCGGAGGTCACCGAGGCCCTGCACGCGCCCGCCGCCACCGTCCAGCTCACCCTCACCGCCTGCCTGGCCGGCATGGCGCTCGGGCAGCTGGTGGTCGGGCCGATGAGCGACCGCTGGGGCCGCCGCCGCCCGCTCCTCATCGGCCTCGTGGTCTACGTGATCGCCACCGCGCTGTGCGCGGTCGCGTCCACCGTGGAACTCCTCGTCGCCTTCCGGCTGGTGCAGGGCCTCGCGGGCGCGGCCGGCATCGTCATCGCGCGGGCGGTCGCCCGCGACCTGTACGACGGCGTGGCGATGGCCCGCTTCTTCTCGACCCTCATGCTGATCTCCGGGGTCGCGCCGATCGTGGCACCGCTCATCGGCGGGCAGATCCTGCGGGTGACGGACTGGCGGGGCGTGTTCGTCGTCCTCGTCGCCGTCGGGGCGCTCCTGACGGCCGTCGTCTGGGCGAAGCTGCCGGAGACCCTGGCCCCCGCCGACCGGCACCGCGGAGGCGTCGGCGAGGCCCTCGGTTCCATGCGCGGGCTGCTCACCGACCGTTCCTTCACCGGCTACATGCTCACCGGCGGCTTCGCCTTCGCCTCCCTCTTCGCCTACGTCGCGGCCTCCCCGTTCGTGATCCAGGAGATCTACGGCGCCTCCCCGCAGACGTTCAGCCTGCTGTTCGGGCTGAACTCGATCGGGCTGGTGCTCCTCGGGCAGATCAACGGCAAGGTGCTGGTCGGTCGGGTCCGCCTCGACCTGGTGCTCGGTCTCGGGCTGGCCGTCGTGGTCGTCGCCGCGGTCGCGCTGCTGCTGATGTCGCTGGGCACGTTCGGCGAGGTGGGGCTGGTGCCCGTGGCCGCCGCGCTGTTCGTGCTGATGTCCGCGATGGGCATCACCCTGCCCAACACGCAGACGCTCGCCCTGCTGCGCACCCGGCACGCGGCCGGCTCCGCCTCGGCCCTGCTCGGCACGACGTCCTTCCTCATCGGCGCGATCGCCTCCCCGCTGGTCGGCGTCGCCGGGGAGGACACCGCCGTCCCGATGGCCGTCGTCCAACTGGCCTCCGCCCTGGTGGCGCTGGCCTGCTTCCTGGGAATGTGCCGCCCGTGGAAGGGGCGGACGAACGCGAAGGGCGGGGGCATCTGA